One part of the Bacteroidia bacterium genome encodes these proteins:
- a CDS encoding alpha/beta hydrolase: MAGKLGNASMKNLGNNMFKILLILFVLYGLLVALSYLFQDKMVFLPTKLKAQYAFSFEENFEEIVLDRSGEKLSGVYFTQPDTSRGLILYFHGNADDLQRWGNYAVDFTRLGYEVMMIDYPGYGKSEGKPTEENFYESAVIAYEWAHAKYAPEDIIIYGRSIGSGPASYLASQKDAGLLILETPFFSMRDVINRRFRLFFPYQLKYHFPVFEYLQKRKMEEAHIFQGTDDETVPYASAIKLRPFLPDNSHFITIEGGRHKNLAEFEEFHLGLRKILLKE, translated from the coding sequence ATGGCCGGAAAATTGGGAAATGCATCCATGAAAAACCTGGGAAATAATATGTTTAAAATCCTGCTCATACTTTTTGTCCTTTATGGACTCCTGGTCGCATTATCCTATCTTTTTCAGGACAAAATGGTCTTTCTCCCCACCAAATTGAAAGCCCAATATGCATTTAGCTTTGAAGAAAATTTTGAAGAAATCGTCCTGGATAGATCCGGCGAAAAATTAAGTGGCGTTTACTTTACCCAGCCTGATACCAGCCGAGGATTGATCCTGTATTTTCATGGAAATGCAGATGATCTCCAGCGATGGGGAAATTATGCGGTAGATTTTACCCGTTTGGGATACGAAGTAATGATGATCGACTATCCGGGCTATGGGAAAAGTGAGGGTAAGCCTACGGAGGAAAATTTCTATGAAAGTGCCGTCATTGCCTATGAGTGGGCACATGCCAAATATGCCCCTGAAGATATCATCATTTATGGACGGTCCATTGGTTCAGGGCCGGCAAGCTATCTTGCTAGTCAGAAAGATGCAGGATTACTGATCCTGGAAACTCCTTTCTTTAGCATGAGAGATGTGATCAATCGACGCTTTCGGCTATTCTTCCCTTATCAATTAAAATATCACTTCCCGGTTTTTGAGTACCTGCAAAAGCGAAAAATGGAAGAAGCCCATATTTTCCAGGGAACTGATGATGAAACGGTTCCATATGCCTCTGCAATTAAGCTCCGACCTTTTCTGCCCGATAATTCCCATTTTATTACCATAGAAGGAGGAAGGCATAAAAATCTGGCCGAATTTGAGGAGTTTCATCTGGGACTTCGGAAAATATTGCTTAAGGAATAA
- a CDS encoding long-chain fatty acid--CoA ligase, whose protein sequence is MNWTRTFEVLSFQSTHCPNSQALLSRKKKGKWKALSTEECLKKRDRYSAALLGLGLKKGDRMIIVPELASVKWVLLDMAAQQIGVIVVPVHVTFTPDQFDHVAQETEAKVAFFSHEEDRKRLLGENGRKMKSYVAHGKKSQENSLAFLASIAEDIEEELLEELRAEIEKDDLSCILYTSGTTGVPKGVMLTHDNIVSNVKAALTLLPIAHLKRCLSFLPYSHIFERTTIYGYIASGATLYLPADRDALLFAFKEARPHYFTAVPRILEKMVETIQVWKAEQNVLIRKTVDWAIEIGKNYKEGARVRPFFWMQRQLAKLLVFRRFRHVSGGHVEAIFTGAAYLQPDISRIYSAAGIKVREGYGMTEASPIITMNRFSPGMFKLGTVGLPIPGVEVKIDDPDEEGEGEILVKGPNVMKGYYKRPEETARVLSEDGWLRTGDVGKIVKRGFLKITDRRKDIFKTSAGKYIAPLVLENHIQRSDFIEQSMIVGFQRPFLTALIKPNFEMLRYWASEHQIHWTSPEYMVLNIKIKGKIQEEVDRLNENLPNFQKIRKFHLFHQELTPESGLLTNTLKLMRQRIIDRFGKDIDGMYK, encoded by the coding sequence TTGAACTGGACCCGCACATTTGAAGTACTTTCTTTTCAATCCACCCACTGCCCAAATTCGCAGGCTTTATTGTCACGGAAAAAGAAAGGCAAGTGGAAAGCCTTAAGTACGGAGGAGTGTTTGAAGAAAAGAGATCGATACAGTGCAGCTCTTTTGGGCCTGGGATTGAAGAAAGGAGATCGGATGATCATTGTGCCGGAATTGGCTAGTGTAAAATGGGTATTGCTCGATATGGCTGCCCAACAAATAGGCGTGATCGTAGTTCCTGTGCATGTAACCTTCACTCCAGATCAGTTTGATCATGTCGCTCAGGAAACGGAAGCCAAGGTTGCTTTTTTTTCCCATGAAGAAGATCGGAAAAGATTGCTGGGAGAAAATGGGAGGAAGATGAAAAGTTATGTAGCACATGGCAAAAAGTCTCAGGAAAATAGCCTGGCTTTTCTTGCTTCTATTGCGGAGGATATAGAGGAAGAGCTGTTAGAAGAACTTCGCGCAGAAATAGAAAAAGATGACCTTTCCTGCATCCTCTACACTTCAGGCACAACCGGAGTTCCCAAAGGCGTCATGTTGACCCACGACAATATTGTTTCCAATGTCAAGGCTGCATTGACGCTTCTTCCAATAGCACATTTAAAAAGATGCCTGAGTTTCCTTCCTTATAGTCATATTTTCGAACGAACTACCATCTATGGATATATAGCCTCAGGTGCGACTTTGTATCTCCCTGCAGATCGGGACGCACTTTTATTTGCCTTTAAAGAAGCGAGGCCTCACTATTTTACAGCTGTTCCCCGAATTTTAGAGAAAATGGTCGAAACCATCCAGGTTTGGAAAGCTGAGCAAAATGTCCTGATCCGAAAGACTGTGGACTGGGCTATTGAGATTGGAAAAAATTATAAAGAAGGAGCGCGCGTCAGGCCGTTTTTCTGGATGCAAAGGCAATTGGCCAAGCTTTTGGTTTTTCGAAGATTTCGGCATGTGAGTGGAGGGCATGTAGAAGCCATATTTACAGGTGCTGCTTATCTTCAACCGGATATAAGCCGGATTTATTCTGCTGCCGGAATAAAGGTTCGTGAAGGCTATGGAATGACCGAAGCTTCTCCCATCATTACTATGAATCGTTTCAGTCCGGGCATGTTTAAATTGGGAACCGTAGGGCTGCCTATTCCCGGAGTAGAAGTTAAAATTGATGATCCGGATGAGGAAGGAGAAGGAGAGATTTTGGTGAAAGGCCCCAATGTGATGAAGGGCTACTATAAACGACCGGAAGAAACGGCACGTGTCCTTTCAGAGGATGGATGGCTTAGAACCGGAGATGTAGGCAAAATTGTCAAAAGAGGCTTCCTCAAAATTACAGACAGGCGCAAGGATATATTCAAAACTTCGGCGGGCAAATACATTGCTCCTCTGGTACTGGAAAATCATATACAGCGATCCGATTTTATTGAGCAAAGCATGATCGTGGGTTTTCAACGCCCTTTTCTTACGGCATTGATAAAACCCAATTTCGAAATGCTACGTTATTGGGCTTCTGAGCACCAGATCCACTGGACCAGCCCTGAGTATATGGTCCTCAATATAAAGATCAAGGGAAAGATTCAGGAAGAGGTCGATAGGCTCAATGAGAATCTTCCCAATTTCCAGAAGATCAGAAAATTTCACCTCTTTCATCAGGAACTTACGCCTGAATCCGGTCTCCTCACCAATACCCTCAAGTTGATGCGACAAAGGATTATAGATCGTTTTGGCAAGGACATCGATGGGATGTACAAGTAA
- a CDS encoding M20/M25/M40 family metallo-hydrolase has product MIANIYRYRKLMLLGLISLFTLNLSAQKLDKKEKKMVQYVDEHMDEAIDFLEKAVNINSGTLHKEGVQEVGRLFRPELEALGMEVTWVDMPEEVNRGGHMIAEHKGSKGKRVLMIGHFDTVFEKDSPFQKWEKVSDKKAKGPGANDMKGGDVVLLYALKALHAAGAMDNTQIIVVYTGDEEKPGSPQTISRKDLIEAGKRSDIALGFEGGKAGRAVVARRGSSGWQLSVKGTRWHSSQIFSEQVGSGAIFEMSRILNAFHEKVKGEEYLTFNPGVVLGGTGVNFDKANSKGTAFGKTNVVAQRVVVDGGIRTISQDQLDRAKAKMKEIVENGNHPGTSASIEFFEGYPAMYPNEENYELLKVYDKISQDLGFEAIEPYDPGARGAADIAFVSFIPALGGLGSYGAGGHTFNETVELDTFHIAVKRAALLLYRLTRE; this is encoded by the coding sequence ATGATTGCTAATATTTATCGCTATCGAAAGCTAATGCTTCTGGGACTTATTTCCCTTTTTACCTTAAATCTATCTGCACAAAAACTGGACAAGAAAGAGAAGAAAATGGTTCAGTATGTCGATGAACATATGGATGAAGCCATCGACTTTTTAGAAAAAGCTGTCAACATCAATAGCGGTACCCTTCATAAAGAAGGAGTCCAGGAAGTTGGGCGATTATTCAGGCCTGAATTGGAGGCATTGGGGATGGAGGTGACATGGGTAGATATGCCCGAAGAGGTGAACCGAGGCGGACATATGATTGCCGAGCACAAAGGGAGCAAAGGAAAGCGAGTGCTGATGATCGGGCATTTTGATACGGTTTTTGAAAAAGATAGTCCCTTTCAGAAATGGGAGAAGGTGAGTGATAAAAAAGCCAAGGGACCAGGTGCCAATGATATGAAAGGAGGAGACGTAGTGCTCTTATATGCCCTGAAAGCTTTGCATGCAGCAGGTGCTATGGATAATACCCAAATCATCGTCGTATATACCGGCGATGAGGAAAAGCCAGGCTCTCCGCAGACGATCAGCCGAAAAGACTTGATCGAAGCTGGAAAAAGAAGCGATATCGCTTTGGGCTTTGAAGGAGGAAAAGCAGGAAGAGCAGTGGTAGCGAGAAGAGGTTCAAGTGGATGGCAGTTGAGTGTAAAAGGGACCCGCTGGCATTCCTCTCAGATATTTAGCGAGCAGGTGGGAAGTGGTGCGATTTTCGAAATGTCGCGTATTCTGAATGCTTTCCATGAAAAAGTAAAAGGAGAAGAATACCTTACCTTCAATCCCGGAGTAGTATTGGGTGGAACAGGGGTGAATTTTGATAAGGCCAATTCCAAAGGAACGGCTTTCGGCAAAACCAATGTAGTTGCCCAGAGAGTAGTGGTAGATGGAGGAATCCGGACGATCTCTCAGGACCAATTGGACAGAGCTAAAGCCAAAATGAAAGAGATAGTAGAAAATGGAAATCATCCCGGTACTTCTGCAAGCATAGAGTTTTTCGAAGGCTATCCCGCCATGTATCCCAATGAAGAGAATTATGAATTGCTGAAAGTCTATGATAAGATTAGCCAGGACTTAGGCTTTGAAGCCATTGAGCCCTATGATCCGGGAGCTAGAGGAGCAGCTGATATTGCCTTTGTTTCCTTCATTCCTGCTTTAGGAGGATTAGGCTCTTATGGAGCTGGAGGGCATACTTTCAATGAAACCGTCGAACTGGATACTTTTCATATTGCCGTGAAGAGAGCGGCACTATTGCTGTATCGTTTGACACGAGAATAA
- a CDS encoding alpha/beta fold hydrolase, producing MTTLLIIGGIYLLLCAFFYFFQHLFFFRPEILPSGFSYKYPFDFEEHTFDMEDGGSVNSIYFKVPNSRGVVYYLKGNSKSIKGWGKFAKDFLGNGFDFFMLDYRGFGKSRGKRSERILFNDAQHLYKWLTEHYREDQIIVYGRSLGSGIGARVASWNRPNMLILDSPYYNFIHNMSRYGFYLPLKWILRYRLRTDQFIKSMKCPVHIIHGTKDWLIPISNSKKLQALDPEKVSLYEVEGAGHNNLPDFGEYHQLLYDLMDKAFKGEKVTYNN from the coding sequence ATGACTACTCTACTTATTATAGGAGGTATTTACCTTCTGCTCTGTGCTTTCTTTTATTTCTTCCAACATCTCTTTTTCTTCCGTCCTGAAATTCTTCCCAGCGGCTTTTCCTATAAATATCCCTTCGATTTTGAAGAACATACTTTCGACATGGAGGATGGGGGAAGCGTCAATAGCATTTATTTTAAAGTGCCTAATAGTCGAGGGGTTGTTTATTATTTAAAAGGCAATTCCAAGAGCATCAAAGGCTGGGGAAAATTCGCCAAGGATTTTCTGGGCAATGGATTTGATTTTTTTATGTTGGATTACAGAGGATTCGGAAAGAGTAGGGGAAAGCGTTCAGAACGGATACTATTCAATGATGCCCAGCATTTATATAAGTGGCTGACTGAACATTATAGAGAAGATCAGATCATTGTCTATGGTCGGTCTCTGGGGAGTGGAATAGGAGCAAGGGTTGCCTCATGGAATCGCCCCAATATGCTGATCCTGGATTCTCCCTATTACAATTTTATCCATAATATGAGTCGCTATGGATTTTATCTGCCTTTAAAGTGGATTCTGAGATACCGACTCCGTACGGACCAATTTATCAAATCCATGAAGTGCCCCGTGCATATCATTCATGGAACGAAAGATTGGCTCATTCCCATTTCCAATAGCAAAAAGCTTCAGGCTTTGGACCCGGAAAAAGTCAGCCTATACGAAGTGGAAGGAGCCGGCCATAATAATCTTCCTGACTTTGGAGAGTACCATCAATTGCTCTACGACCTGATGGATAAGGCTTTCAAAGGCGAAAAAGTTACCTATAATAATTAA
- a CDS encoding amidohydrolase family protein gives MNRFLKSLLLLTSLALVISTSFAQTNATFIKAGKVFDSEKGEMLSDYIIKIERARISAFGQDIEIPEHAKVIDLSDYTLMPGLIDGHTHLMTLDNLKDENPMADKLLFEGDALRVLRGAKRAKSWLENGFTSVRDLGDSGPFLDVALKRAINEGTTVGPRMYVSGPIIASEGGQVRGLMKSHRDVIADEYTIVRSVDDAINAVRVHLNYGADLIKICANNTPNNTSLTIEEMKAIVKMAHRYGKKVTAHATNDLAIWEAVTAGVDGIEHGYSISDTTLELMAEKGVVLVPTDISIPLYHKLYDIIDFKWNREKQIERAKKNLSDRLQRAIKAGVTIVTGSDNYLDFEMPQGEAAKNILLAYLEEGMEPLDILRSSTYLSAKFMGKEDQLGVIKEGAFADLIAVKGDVETDFEHAMFNLVFVMKGGEIYVDTEAFVEEIKVTKEMLEAYVGRYELSEDLVIIVSKAGMQLKAKAEGREEYDFTPKSSKVFYAEAANIQITFNTNEEGKVIGLTLLAGGEETTGPKVEE, from the coding sequence ATGAACCGCTTTCTGAAATCTCTTCTGCTTCTGACCTCTCTGGCTTTGGTTATTTCAACTTCCTTCGCTCAAACCAATGCGACCTTCATCAAGGCTGGTAAAGTCTTTGATTCGGAGAAAGGGGAAATGCTTTCAGACTATATCATCAAGATCGAACGGGCCAGGATTTCAGCATTTGGACAGGATATAGAAATCCCGGAACATGCGAAAGTTATAGATCTCTCTGATTATACCTTGATGCCTGGCCTCATCGATGGCCATACTCATCTGATGACCCTTGACAACCTCAAGGACGAAAATCCGATGGCAGATAAACTCTTGTTCGAAGGAGATGCCCTGCGAGTATTGAGAGGAGCCAAACGAGCCAAGTCCTGGTTGGAGAATGGATTTACCAGCGTAAGAGATTTGGGAGATTCCGGACCTTTCCTGGATGTCGCATTGAAAAGAGCGATCAATGAAGGAACAACAGTTGGACCTCGCATGTATGTTTCCGGGCCTATCATTGCTTCTGAAGGAGGGCAGGTGAGAGGTTTGATGAAAAGTCACAGGGATGTGATCGCGGATGAATATACCATCGTAAGAAGTGTGGATGATGCCATCAATGCCGTGCGTGTTCATCTGAATTATGGGGCTGACCTCATCAAGATTTGTGCAAACAATACCCCCAATAATACCAGCCTGACTATAGAGGAAATGAAAGCCATCGTTAAAATGGCCCATCGCTATGGCAAAAAAGTTACAGCCCATGCGACCAATGATCTGGCCATTTGGGAAGCAGTGACTGCAGGCGTGGATGGTATCGAACATGGCTATTCGATTTCAGATACAACCCTGGAATTGATGGCTGAGAAAGGAGTGGTTTTGGTCCCGACAGATATTTCCATTCCTCTTTACCATAAACTTTATGACATCATTGATTTCAAATGGAATCGAGAAAAACAGATCGAAAGAGCGAAAAAGAATCTAAGCGACCGTTTGCAAAGAGCGATCAAAGCCGGAGTTACGATTGTGACGGGTTCGGACAATTACCTGGATTTTGAAATGCCTCAGGGAGAAGCTGCCAAAAATATACTGTTGGCTTATCTGGAAGAAGGGATGGAACCCCTGGACATCCTTCGTTCTTCTACCTATCTGTCTGCAAAATTTATGGGAAAAGAAGATCAGCTGGGAGTCATAAAAGAGGGTGCCTTTGCGGATTTGATTGCTGTAAAAGGAGATGTGGAAACAGACTTTGAGCATGCTATGTTTAATCTGGTTTTTGTCATGAAAGGGGGAGAGATTTATGTAGATACGGAGGCATTTGTTGAGGAAATAAAGGTAACCAAGGAAATGCTTGAAGCCTATGTAGGGAGATATGAGCTTTCTGAGGATTTGGTGATTATCGTTTCTAAAGCAGGTATGCAGTTGAAAGCAAAGGCAGAAGGACGAGAAGAATATGACTTTACACCTAAATCCTCAAAGGTCTTTTATGCCGAAGCCGCAAACATTCAAATCACCTTTAATACCAATGAAGAAGGAAAAGTAATAGGCCTGACTTTATTGGCCGGTGGAGAAGAAACTACAGGACCGAAAGTGGAGGAATAG